The following proteins are encoded in a genomic region of Roseinatronobacter sp. S2:
- a CDS encoding NADPH-dependent FMN reductase, whose product MTKTILGLSGSLRRASFNTGLLRAAAEMVPDGTKIEIGSIRDVPLYDGDLEKASGLPPAVETLQAQLNAADGVLLVTPEYNNGIPGVFKNAIDWMSRGPGLQMWAGKPVAVIGASPGGFGTMMSQAHWLPVLRTLKANFWAEGRLMVSRAGDLFDGDGNLTDTGSRERLAAFIDGFTKVI is encoded by the coding sequence ATGACAAAAACAATCCTCGGCCTTAGCGGCAGCCTGCGGCGCGCGTCGTTCAATACAGGCTTGCTCCGCGCGGCAGCCGAAATGGTGCCGGATGGCACAAAGATCGAGATCGGGTCGATCCGCGACGTGCCGCTTTATGATGGGGATCTGGAAAAAGCCTCTGGGCTGCCGCCTGCTGTCGAAACGCTGCAAGCCCAACTTAATGCCGCAGATGGGGTGCTGCTGGTGACCCCCGAATACAATAACGGCATTCCCGGTGTGTTCAAGAATGCCATCGACTGGATGTCGCGCGGGCCGGGATTGCAGATGTGGGCAGGCAAGCCGGTTGCGGTGATCGGCGCATCGCCCGGCGGGTTCGGCACGATGATGTCGCAAGCCCACTGGCTGCCGGTACTGCGCACGCTCAAGGCCAATTTCTGGGCCGAGGGGCGGTTGATGGTGTCGCGGGCGGGCGATCTGTTCGATGGTGACGGAAACCTGACGGATACCGGCAGCCGTGAGCGATTGGCAGCTTTTATCGACGGGTTCACGAAAGTCATTTGA
- a CDS encoding glutamate synthase-related protein, whose amino-acid sequence MDARAAREVTPFITGGLRVAEDFAKTMALAADAVALSNSAMRAVDGFAVRMCNSDNCPVGITT is encoded by the coding sequence ATGGATGCCAGGGCCGCGCGCGAGGTGACGCCCTTCATCACTGGCGGCCTGCGCGTGGCAGAAGATTTCGCCAAAACGATGGCGCTGGCGGCGGATGCGGTGGCACTCAGCAATTCGGCCATGCGGGCGGTTGACGGTTTCGCGGTGCGTATGTGCAATTCTGACAATTGCCCTGTCGGCATCACCACCTGA
- a CDS encoding monovalent cation:proton antiporter-2 (CPA2) family protein translates to MAVEGLGPTIGPVVVLMGAAVIAVPLFRRLGLGSVLGYFAAGALVGPSVLGLFTDPDTILHFAELGVVMFLFIIGLELRPQKLWALRGQIFGLGLAQVSLAIALLSLAGMVVFSLPPVTAFIAGAGFVLSSTAVIMSTLQERGEIAGLEGQKSVSILLFEDLLIVPLLVVVAFLSPVGQGAGGLPALALALSGLVALLVAGRWLLDPFFALLARTRAREVLSAGALLVVLGAALLMEAVGLSMAMGAFLAGVLLSGSSYRHQIESDIEPFKGLLMGLFFLAVGMSLNLSVVALEWPLLLALLAVYVLVKAAAIYATARVFGGTNLAALRRTAMFAQGGEFAFVLYTAAVAGGVIDARENAIFSTVVILSMAITPLILIAADRLLREQGATLDGVEAAEGLRGQVLVIGFGRFGQIALQMLLARGAQVSVIENNPDRIREAARFGFKVYYGDGTRLDILHASGAATAQVILICVDDRRAVSAIADLIQHEFPNAAVLARSYDRGHSMELIRAGVSFEIRETVESALLMGAEGLRRLGLDEAAVTEALEDTRRRDAQRLTEQVLGDIMSGRDKMLIAPVPEPLTAAKAFSKGDT, encoded by the coding sequence ATGGCCGTAGAAGGATTAGGGCCGACCATTGGCCCGGTGGTGGTGCTGATGGGGGCGGCGGTGATTGCAGTGCCCCTGTTCCGGCGCCTTGGGCTGGGCTCGGTGCTGGGGTATTTCGCCGCCGGGGCGTTGGTGGGCCCATCCGTGCTGGGGCTGTTCACCGACCCTGATACGATCCTGCATTTCGCCGAACTGGGCGTGGTGATGTTCCTGTTCATCATCGGGCTGGAATTGCGCCCGCAAAAGCTTTGGGCGCTGCGCGGGCAGATATTCGGGCTGGGACTGGCACAGGTAAGTCTTGCGATTGCCCTGCTGTCCTTGGCGGGCATGGTGGTCTTTTCGCTGCCACCTGTCACGGCCTTCATCGCCGGGGCTGGCTTTGTGCTGTCCTCGACTGCCGTGATCATGTCCACCTTGCAGGAACGAGGAGAGATTGCCGGCCTTGAAGGGCAAAAATCCGTCTCGATCCTGCTGTTTGAGGATCTGCTGATCGTGCCCTTGCTTGTGGTCGTGGCCTTCCTCTCGCCGGTTGGGCAAGGCGCGGGCGGGCTACCGGCGCTGGCGCTGGCGTTGTCCGGGCTGGTCGCGCTGCTTGTCGCAGGTCGGTGGCTTCTGGATCCGTTTTTTGCCCTTCTGGCCCGCACCCGTGCCCGCGAGGTGCTGAGTGCGGGTGCGCTGCTGGTCGTGCTGGGGGCGGCGCTGCTGATGGAGGCCGTGGGCCTGTCGATGGCGATGGGCGCGTTTCTGGCCGGTGTTTTACTCTCTGGCTCCAGCTATCGCCATCAGATTGAAAGCGATATCGAGCCGTTCAAGGGCCTGTTGATGGGCCTGTTCTTTCTGGCGGTCGGGATGTCGCTGAACCTGTCTGTCGTGGCGTTGGAATGGCCGCTGCTTCTGGCGCTGCTGGCCGTTTATGTGCTGGTCAAGGCGGCTGCTATCTACGCCACGGCGCGGGTCTTTGGCGGCACCAATCTGGCCGCATTGCGCCGCACGGCCATGTTTGCGCAAGGGGGCGAATTTGCCTTCGTCCTTTATACCGCTGCGGTGGCAGGCGGCGTGATCGATGCGCGCGAAAACGCGATCTTCTCGACAGTGGTGATCCTGTCCATGGCGATCACGCCACTGATCCTGATCGCCGCTGACCGGCTGTTGCGCGAGCAAGGCGCCACGCTCGACGGGGTCGAGGCGGCAGAGGGCTTGCGCGGGCAGGTTCTGGTGATCGGCTTCGGGCGTTTTGGCCAGATCGCGCTGCAAATGCTGCTGGCGCGCGGCGCGCAGGTCTCGGTGATCGAGAACAACCCCGACCGCATCCGCGAGGCTGCGCGCTTTGGCTTCAAGGTCTATTACGGCGACGGCACGCGACTGGATATCCTGCATGCGTCGGGCGCGGCAACTGCACAGGTGATCCTGATCTGTGTCGACGATCGCCGTGCCGTCAGCGCCATTGCAGACCTGATCCAGCACGAATTCCCGAATGCGGCGGTGCTGGCGCGCAGCTATGACCGCGGCCATTCGATGGAACTGATCCGCGCAGGCGTGAGTTTTGAGATACGCGAGACTGTTGAATCTGCCCTGCTGATGGGGGCCGAAGGGCTGCGCCGACTTGGATTGGACGAGGCTGCTGTGACCGAAGCACTGGAAGATACCCGCCGCCGTGATGCACAGCGCCTGACCGAACAGGTGCTGGGTGATATCATGTCCGGGCGCGACAAGATGCTGATCGCGCCAGTGCCGGAACCCCTGACGGCCGCCAAAGCCTTTTCGAAAGGAGATACATGA
- a CDS encoding LysR family transcriptional regulator, protein MDIEDLDTFVAVADAGGISAAARRLGVSKSIVSRRLFRIEAELGTQLLARTTRGAALTEAGSTFRDHAARASAEIDTAREAILPTGGLRGRLRVAMPLSIGPTHFAPALAEMAHRHPNLHIQSAYSDRFVDLIAEGFDCALRVGYLQDSNLIAKRIVTIHGTLVASPAYIRTHGSPRTPDEIAAHEALMQGTESWQFLDGDKIVTVQPQGRFKADNAVALAAASAAGLGIAWLPDCITHDYIGSGALVPIMTRYPPPPAGAFVLRPPGLHPARKIRVLIDTLVDHCARNPAIWGGDRQDRKGTKP, encoded by the coding sequence ATGGATATCGAGGATCTGGATACATTCGTCGCCGTAGCCGATGCGGGGGGTATATCGGCCGCAGCGCGCAGGCTTGGCGTCTCGAAGTCCATCGTCAGCCGGCGGCTCTTCCGGATCGAGGCGGAACTCGGCACACAGCTTCTTGCACGGACGACCCGCGGCGCCGCACTTACGGAGGCGGGATCGACGTTCAGGGACCACGCGGCGCGCGCCAGCGCCGAGATCGACACGGCGAGGGAGGCAATCCTTCCGACCGGCGGGCTGCGTGGCCGACTGAGGGTCGCCATGCCGCTTTCCATCGGCCCGACGCACTTCGCCCCCGCACTTGCAGAAATGGCGCATCGCCACCCGAACCTTCACATCCAGAGCGCCTACAGTGATCGTTTCGTCGATCTCATCGCAGAGGGTTTCGACTGCGCGCTTCGGGTCGGATATCTTCAGGATTCCAACCTGATCGCGAAGCGCATCGTCACGATCCATGGAACGCTTGTCGCAAGTCCGGCCTATATCAGGACGCACGGCTCGCCTCGGACGCCAGACGAGATTGCCGCCCATGAGGCGCTTATGCAGGGAACTGAGTCCTGGCAATTCCTGGACGGCGACAAGATCGTGACAGTTCAGCCGCAGGGCAGGTTCAAGGCCGACAACGCTGTGGCACTTGCTGCCGCCTCGGCAGCGGGGCTTGGCATCGCCTGGCTTCCTGATTGCATTACGCATGACTATATCGGGTCAGGCGCCCTCGTCCCGATCATGACGCGCTATCCCCCACCACCGGCAGGCGCCTTTGTCCTCAGACCACCGGGTCTGCATCCCGCACGAAAGATCCGGGTTCTGATTGACACGCTGGTTGACCATTGCGCGCGCAACCCGGCCATCTGGGGCGGCGACCGCCAGGACCGGAAGGGCACAAAGCCCTGA
- the soxR gene encoding redox-sensitive transcriptional activator SoxR — translation METTLTINQISRRSGVASSALRYYEERGLIVSERAGSGHRRFPRHVLRRLAFITFAQKLGMTLDEIKLDLDKLPTDHVPTGDDWTALSKKWTDRVDEQIAQLQRLRDGLSDCIGCGCLSLKVCKLLNPDDALGQKGPGPRSWVEDHESDPATSA, via the coding sequence ATGGAAACCACCCTTACCATCAATCAGATATCGCGGCGCAGCGGCGTCGCATCCTCGGCACTACGCTACTATGAGGAGCGCGGCCTTATCGTTTCCGAACGGGCCGGGTCGGGCCACAGGCGCTTCCCGCGCCATGTTTTGCGCCGCCTGGCCTTCATCACCTTTGCGCAAAAACTTGGCATGACGCTGGATGAAATAAAGCTGGACCTCGATAAACTGCCCACCGATCATGTGCCGACCGGCGATGACTGGACGGCACTGTCGAAGAAGTGGACAGACCGGGTGGATGAGCAGATTGCACAGCTTCAGCGCTTGCGCGATGGCTTGTCTGACTGCATCGGCTGCGGTTGCCTGTCCCTTAAAGTCTGCAAACTTCTCAATCCCGATGATGCGTTGGGACAGAAGGGTCCGGGGCCAAGAAGTTGGGTTGAAGACCATGAGAGTGATCCCGCGACATCTGCCTGA
- a CDS encoding DUF5996 family protein produces MSTTWPQLDYLEWRETCSALHLYLQIVGKYRLAHTPWLNHSWNATFYVTPTGLASSPIPDGPGIEIVFDLRDHIVVGTCGNGRRATFALGPSTVAAFRANFVQLITDLGGTPTFNDTPNEVPNPVPFSEDHRDRPYNRDAVQRYHQALVAVDRVMGRFRTSFLGKSSPVHLFWGAMDLAVTRFSGRRAPLHPAGIPTLPDDVAQEAYDREVSSAGFWPGGNGLDFPAFYAYAYPAPGGYRGAQVQPDAAFWHDGLSEFILPYDAVQTAANPDEALMAFLVSTYEAAAGLGHWDRDLLECAQGQPRQVRPHSALQEKNTATTMDAPVEREDGASKGRYHAVIDGNVAEMTYSRAGDGLIIIDHTEVPAALRGRKVGEMLVRQAVEDARRDKVAIVPLCPFAKAQFDRHPDWQDVLRQSQI; encoded by the coding sequence ATGAGCACCACTTGGCCCCAACTCGACTACCTTGAATGGCGCGAAACCTGTTCCGCCCTGCATCTGTATCTACAGATCGTCGGCAAATACAGGCTGGCGCATACGCCATGGCTCAACCATTCTTGGAACGCGACATTCTATGTCACGCCGACTGGCCTGGCATCCTCTCCCATCCCGGATGGTCCGGGCATCGAGATCGTATTTGATCTTCGCGATCACATTGTCGTCGGGACATGCGGCAACGGCCGCAGGGCGACATTCGCACTCGGGCCATCCACGGTCGCGGCGTTTCGCGCGAATTTCGTGCAGTTGATTACCGACCTCGGGGGCACGCCGACCTTCAACGACACACCAAACGAGGTGCCCAACCCCGTCCCGTTCAGCGAGGATCATCGCGACCGGCCCTACAACCGGGACGCCGTGCAGCGCTATCACCAGGCCCTAGTCGCGGTCGACCGGGTAATGGGCAGATTTCGGACCTCCTTTCTCGGCAAGTCCAGCCCGGTTCACCTGTTCTGGGGGGCAATGGATCTCGCTGTCACCCGGTTTTCCGGGCGGCGCGCGCCGCTTCACCCTGCCGGGATTCCAACCCTGCCGGATGACGTGGCGCAGGAAGCCTATGACCGCGAAGTGTCTTCGGCAGGGTTCTGGCCGGGCGGAAATGGATTAGATTTTCCCGCCTTCTATGCCTACGCCTATCCCGCGCCGGGCGGTTATCGGGGCGCGCAAGTGCAGCCCGATGCGGCGTTCTGGCATGATGGCCTGTCGGAATTCATACTGCCCTACGATGCCGTGCAGACCGCAGCCAATCCCGACGAGGCCCTGATGGCTTTTCTGGTCTCGACCTACGAGGCAGCCGCCGGTCTGGGACACTGGGACCGCGATCTTCTGGAATGCGCGCAGGGGCAGCCACGCCAGGTGCGACCCCACAGCGCGTTGCAGGAGAAGAACACCGCCACGACGATGGACGCCCCGGTCGAACGGGAAGATGGCGCATCGAAGGGGCGTTACCACGCAGTCATCGACGGCAACGTGGCCGAAATGACCTATAGCCGTGCCGGTGACGGGCTGATCATCATCGATCACACCGAAGTTCCTGCGGCCTTGCGTGGCCGCAAGGTCGGAGAGATGCTGGTGCGACAGGCGGTCGAGGATGCGCGGCGTGACAAGGTAGCGATCGTCCCGCTCTGCCCGTTCGCAAAGGCCCAGTTCGACCGCCATCCGGACTGGCAGGACGTGTTGCGCCAGTCGCAAATTTGA
- a CDS encoding pirin family protein: MGVDAIETLIVPRSRDLGGFEVRRALPAPKRQMVGPFIFFDQAGPAELLTGQGVDVRPHPHIGLGTVTYLFRGDFHHRDSTGADQIISPGALNWMVAGRGVTHSERTSAAARSGPNSLFGIQTWLALPDTHEDMAPSFEHHGQEALPLIEDHGVSVRLILGSAYGKTAPATMLSETFYADVTLEPGRRLPMPDDHEDRGIYIVEGSISVAGQDFEAGRMMVFRPGDRITVAAGDRGARIMILGGATFSGPRYIWWNFVASSKERIEHAKAEWRAAKWGKGRFDLPVDDRDEHIPAPD, translated from the coding sequence ATTGGCGTCGACGCGATTGAGACACTCATCGTTCCACGGTCCCGCGATCTGGGCGGGTTCGAGGTCCGGCGCGCGCTGCCAGCGCCAAAGCGGCAGATGGTCGGCCCGTTCATCTTCTTCGATCAGGCCGGGCCAGCCGAATTGCTGACCGGACAGGGCGTCGATGTGCGGCCGCATCCGCATATCGGGCTGGGCACGGTGACCTATCTTTTTCGCGGCGACTTCCATCACCGCGACAGCACCGGCGCCGATCAGATCATCAGCCCCGGCGCGCTGAACTGGATGGTGGCCGGGCGCGGCGTGACCCATTCGGAACGCACCTCGGCCGCGGCCCGCAGCGGGCCGAACAGCCTGTTCGGGATCCAGACATGGCTGGCCCTGCCTGACACGCATGAAGATATGGCGCCCAGTTTCGAACATCACGGGCAGGAAGCGCTGCCGTTGATCGAGGATCACGGCGTGTCCGTCCGCCTGATCCTTGGCAGCGCCTATGGAAAGACCGCGCCCGCAACGATGCTGTCGGAAACCTTCTATGCCGACGTGACACTCGAACCCGGACGCCGCCTGCCGATGCCGGACGATCACGAAGACCGGGGCATCTACATCGTCGAAGGTTCCATCTCGGTCGCGGGGCAGGATTTTGAGGCGGGCCGGATGATGGTCTTCCGGCCGGGCGACAGGATCACCGTCGCTGCGGGCGACCGGGGCGCACGGATCATGATCCTTGGCGGCGCCACCTTTTCCGGCCCCCGCTACATATGGTGGAACTTCGTCGCCTCGTCGAAGGAGCGCATCGAACATGCAAAGGCCGAATGGCGTGCCGCGAAGTGGGGCAAGGGGCGTTTCGATCTGCCGGTCGATGACCGCGACGAACATATCCCCGCGCCGGATTGA
- a CDS encoding hemerythrin domain-containing protein produces MLDTYTIRQNEMPEDMWHLLAAYPRDSWDAHPGFKEKTRHWLGAHQMFRRVAERIRLDTEGLMNKDVALDDYADRLSYYGGNLVANLHGHHGWEDRSFFPELSVADPRFDAGLQVLEQDHADLDKVLDDFNRTANRLIILSGMDEAQAYAEAGKVLANAATIEAFLKRHLSDEEELAVPIILHHRLRG; encoded by the coding sequence ATGCTTGATACATATACCATTCGCCAAAATGAGATGCCTGAGGACATGTGGCACCTGTTGGCAGCATACCCGCGCGACAGCTGGGACGCGCATCCGGGCTTCAAGGAAAAAACCAGACACTGGCTCGGGGCGCATCAGATGTTCCGCCGCGTGGCAGAGCGCATTCGGCTGGATACTGAAGGGCTGATGAACAAAGATGTGGCGCTGGATGACTATGCTGACCGCCTGTCCTATTATGGGGGCAATCTGGTGGCCAACCTGCACGGCCATCACGGCTGGGAGGATCGCAGCTTTTTCCCCGAGCTCTCAGTTGCAGACCCACGGTTTGACGCTGGTCTGCAGGTGTTGGAACAGGATCACGCTGATCTGGACAAGGTGTTGGATGATTTCAACCGCACCGCCAACCGGCTGATCATTCTGTCCGGCATGGATGAGGCGCAAGCTTACGCCGAGGCGGGAAAGGTGCTTGCGAATGCGGCGACGATCGAGGCGTTTCTGAAACGCCACCTGAGCGACGAAGAAGAACTGGCGGTGCCGATTATCTTGCATCACCGGCTGAGAGGATAG